The following proteins are encoded in a genomic region of Dasypus novemcinctus isolate mDasNov1 chromosome 3, mDasNov1.1.hap2, whole genome shotgun sequence:
- the SLC22A17 gene encoding solute carrier family 22 member 17 yields the protein MGSSLSLAVPPGPLSFEALLAQVGALGGGQQLQLGLCCLPVLFVALGLASDPIFTLAPPLHCHYGAFPPNVSGWEPPPNASGVSVASAALAASAASAASRVATSTDPSCSGFAPPDFNHCLKDWDYNGLPVLTTNAIGQWDLVCDLGWQVILEQILFILGFASGYLFLGYPADRFGRRGIVLLTLGLVGPCGVGGAAAGSSTGVMALRFLLGFLLAGVDLGVYLMRLELCDPTQRLRVALAGELVGVGGHFLFLGLALVSKDWRFLQRMITAPCILFLFYGWPGLFLESARWLIVKRQIEEAQSVLRILAERNRPHGQMLGEEAQEALQDLENTCPLPATPSFSFTSLLNYRNIWKNLLILGFTNFIAHAIRYCYQPVGGGGSPSDFYLCSLLASGTAALACVFLGVTVDRFGRRGILLLSMTLTGIASLVLLGLWDYLNEAAVTTFSVLGLFSSQAAGILSTLLAAEVIPTTVRGRGLGLIMALGALGGLSGPAQRLHMGHGAFLQHVVLAACALLCILSIMLLPETKRKLLPEVLRDGELCRRPSLLRQLPPNRCDHVPLLATPNPAL from the exons ATGGGCAGCAGCCTGTCGCTGGCCGTGCCCCCCGGCCCCCTCAGCTTTGAGGCGCTGCTCGCCCAGGTGGGGGCGCTGGGCGGCGGCCAGCAGCTGCAGCTCGGCCTCTGCTGCCTGCCGGTGCTCTTCGTGGCGCTGGGCCTGGCGTCGGACCCCATCTTCACGCTGGCACCCCCACTGCACTGCCACTACGGGGCCTTCCCTCCCAACGTCTCTGGCTGGGAGCCGCCCCCCAACGCCAGCGGCGTCAGTGTCGCCAGCGCGGCCCTAGCCGCCAGCGCCGCCAGCGCCGCCAGCCGCGTCGCCACCAGTACCGACCCCTCGTGCAGCGGCTTCGCCCCGCCGGACTTCAACCATTGCCTCAAGGACTGGGACTATAACGGCCTGCCGGTGCTCACCACCAACGCCATCGGCCAG TGGGATCTGGTGTGTGACCTGGGCTGGCAGGTGATCCTGGAGCAGATCCTCTTCATCCTGGGCTTTGCTTCTGGCTACCTGTTCCTGGGCTACCCTGCAGACAG GTTTGGACGCCGTGGGATTGTATTGCTGACCTTGGGGCTGGTGGGCCCATGTGGAGTGGGAGGAGCTGCTGCAGGCTCCTCGACAGGTGTCATGGCCCTCCGATTCCTTCTGGGCTTTCTACTAGCCGGCGTTGACCTTGGCGTCTACCTGATGC GCCTGGAACTGTGCGACCCAACCCAGAGGCTCCGGGTGGCCCTGGCAGGGGaattggtgggggtggggggacattTCCTGTTCCTGGGCCTCGCCCTCGTCTCTAAGGACTGGCGATTTCTGCAACGAATGATCACTGCTCCCTGCATCCTCTTCCTGTTTTATGG ctggcCTGGTCTATTTCTGGAGTCTGCACGATGGCTGATAGTGAAGCGGCAGATCGAAGAGGCCCAGTCCGTGCTGAGGATCCTGGCTGAGCGCAACAGGCCCCACGGGCAGATGCTGGGGGAAGAGGCCCAGGAAGCCCTACAGG ACCTAGAGAACACCTGCCCTCTCCCTGCAACACCTTCCTTTTCCTTCACGTCCCTCCTCAACTACCGCAACATCTGGAAAAATCTGCTTATCCTGGGCTTCACCAA CTTCATTGCCCATGCCATTCGCTACTGCTACCAgcctgtgggaggaggagggagcccATCGGACTTTTACCTGTGCTCCCTGCTGGCCAGCGGCACGGCGGCCCTGGCCTGCGTCTTCCTGGGCGTCACTGTGGACCGATTTGGCCGTCGAGGCATCCTACTTCTCTCGATGACCCTCACCGGCATTGCATCCCTTGTCCTGCTGGGCCTGTGGGATT ATCTGAATGAGGCTGCCGTCACCACCTTCTCTGTCCTTGGTCTCTTCTCCTCCCAAGCTGCTGGCATCCTCAGCACCCTCCTTGCCGCTGAAGTCATCCCCACCACTGTCCG gggccgaGGCCTGGGCCTGATCATGGCGCTGGGGGCGCTTGGAGGGCTGAGTGGCCCGGCCCAGCGCCTCCACATGGGCCATGGAGCCTTCCTGCAGCACGTGGTGCTGGCAGCCTGCGCCCTCCTCTGCATCCTCAGCATCATGCTTCTGCCCGAGACCAAGCGCAAGCTCCTGCCCGAGGTGCTCCGGGATGGGGAATTATGCCGCAGGCCTTCCCTACTGCGGCAACTGCCCCCTAACCGCTGTGACCACGTCCCGCTGCTTGCCACCCCCAACCCGGCCCTCTGA